The following nucleotide sequence is from Siniperca chuatsi isolate FFG_IHB_CAS linkage group LG2, ASM2008510v1, whole genome shotgun sequence.
ttttctttaaaaatagcATCACATTAACTGTCAAAAGACTGACTGATTGAGCTTAAAAGTTGACACAAAATACTGCATCAATGATGCAATGTCTGCAATGGCACCTTCACTCCAATAACATCACATGTCTCATGAAGGATTAAGAAGAAGCTTAAAATGTGTCAAACACAATGACAGGTGGCTACAATAATAcgatttttacatttaacactgCTCAAACTCAGGAaggaacagaaaacattttcattaaatccaaaaaaacttttattcCAGATGTATCAACATTGTGGACAAAAGGAAATTATGAAAATAGAACcatcttattttaatttatgttaaAGGGTCAGTCCACCGTTACTGCCTCGCTTAAATGTATCCAATAATGTCATTGCATATGATGGGTTGTCGGCTGCCTGTCTTCATGAGTGCGGTGAACTGGTAGAAGTCAGTGTCCAGTTGATGCAGGCCTGTGTGAGACTGGTGAAAGAAAGGTTTGAGAGCCTGGAGACCCACAGGACAGGACATCCGTTTGGGAGCCTCTGCAGCCCTGCTGACTCTTGTGGAGACTACTGGCCTTGGCCTCACCTCCACACTTTTAGACATCCCTGCCAGTCTGCGGCGCATGTTGACCAAAATGTCTTTGGCAAGGCGCCGGCCTGCACTGGGCTTTAGTTCTGCTGGCTCAGGACTCTCTGGTAGGTCCATCCAGTTCTTTATTAGGTCAGCAAAGCTGTTGTCCCCCAGAACCAGGGGCTGTCTGTTCCTGCTGCGGCTCAGCAGCGATGTTGTCCAGTCCTCTGGGTCACCGGCCTCAAATGAGGTCCAGCGCTCCAGGCAAGCGTCCGAGGTTGATTTGGGCCGGATTCGGCCAGAAGGTCCTCTGTTTGTGCGGAGGCAGGCAGAAGAAGAGACTCTCACATTTCTGGTCCTCCTCAGCACCACACCTTCATCCTGCCAGGAAGCCTCAGAGTAACCCGAGTCAAAGTCCAGACTCTTTTCACTGCTTGGGGAGCCTTGTTTCAACCGCTCAtgctgctcttcctcttcttccagGGGGCTGGCCAGGCAACAGGCAGAGTCATATGTGCTGGCTTCACTGGCATCAGAAACCCGTAGACGAGTGAGTCGCTCTTGCTGTGCCCTCTGTTTGCAACGCCATGTTACAGCGAAGGACTGAGGACATGGTTCACTCAGTGGCCTCGGCCTGCTTATCTGCTTCAGGTCCTGCAAGGATCTCATCATGTACTGCATTTGGTCCCGGAGGCAGTCAGTAGAATCTCCTAAACACAGCTACACAAtgagaaagacacaaagatTTAGTTGTGCTTTTTAATAAAGTCTAATTTAAATCAACACTTCTTCCAAAAATATCCTATCATGCTCTGGCAGGTCTAGTTGAGGCACAGTTCCATGTTTTATTTCCAGAACTGGGCCAATAAGATGTTTACCAGCTGAGATCACTCTGCTCTATGACCATATAACAAGAGAGGCATTCCGGACAAACCACAGAGCAGCTTTATGGAGACCATCCCATGCAGTACGATCCCAGAAAATGAAAGAGTCATGTCTCTGACAACAGGATGCACATTTTATACTGGGAAAACTCTCCCTGCCTCTTAAAGCTAGAGGGGAAGTTTGAACAAAGTAGAGCTGAATCGTGGAGGAGTGCAGAGGCACATATCCTCTCTGGACTCCGCTAACTTACAGGATGTTGACTGGTCTGTATTATAAAGCAGGAAATGACAGCAACATTTTGGAATTACACAATGATCATGTATTAATTAGGAATCACTGCCATCTTCCAGCCTTCAGATAAACCAAAATCAATACAATCCAGTTGATGCAACAATatacaaaaattaaacaaaagctTATAATTTTACCATGCTCTCCTGTGGCAGAAATCAGATGTCTAAAAATCCTAAACAAATCAGTAGCTCAACTTTTTTGCTgtcatacattttgttttttaagttcTTATAATATTTAGTTTGCTGAGCCTCCCTGTCCTGCCGTGTTTGACTTGGAGCAGCAAGAACACCACAAAGCCATGATGTTATCACAGCTGTGGGTGCTGAACCATTTGGCCCCTGGGGGAGACTTATCTGACATCCAGAGACATCCTCAGTGGGACACTGTGGTCAGTCTGCAGTCTTAAAATGCCCTGTTCTCCTTGGCTGCCTTCACACAACGAGGAGAAGTGATTCACCCACTTGTATGCATTTGGCAAAAGGACAGTTTGGTTTGAATTAACTATGACTTGGGGGATTAAAAAAGCGTTTTCTAAAAACTccaaaaagaacaaacattaggaatcagtacaaaaatatataatgccTTGTGCAAAAAAcactttacaaagtgcttctGCTAAGGATCCTTTGCAATCACAACCAAGCCACTGCAATGGATTTACAAAACTGTCCAAATATGATAGCACgtgcaataaaaaaaacccgTACCATTACTTGTGAGTAAGTCTCTGCAGTGAAGTTCTGAATCCTGCTAATTGTTTctgcaacaaacaacaaaaaaaagattagaTAAGTGATGGGCGTTTCTCAAAAGTATTACCCTTCTTAAGACATATGGTCATTTTAAGTAATAACACTCACCTCTGTATTTGGTTCAAAATGAATCCGAGTACAATCAACAACTCCAGAGATTGACAGCCGAACACAGCCGATGCTTCGTCCGGTATACTCTCTCCTCTGAACCAGAACAGGGTCTGTCAGCGGACTTTACCGATGCTGAGCTTTTCGCTGCAGCAAATCAACGCAAGGCATCACAAAATCAGCCAATAGGAAGTCGCCTGAAACAAGATACCTCCCTGTGTAATTACAGCGGGTCCTACTGTAATTGTACTACACTGTTGAGACTCTACATCTGCAGTTGGATAATTAGacaatttttatttaacaataaataGATTAAATGATCACAggaccttttaaaatgttttccatttatCCAGATACTATTAAATATTGCAAATCACTGAGACTGATTATtgtatttaataaattatttttaagatCAACACTTGATTGTAGCTTCACAAGGCTGTGTACATTAATGCAGAGTATAAAACGCCACTTTTGTAAAAGTTATCTTGGGCAACTGCTGTGAATGAAAAGCTTCTGCATACATGTGCTGATTTACTGAAATCTACATGTCGCCATCTTGTGGATCTTTGTAAACAGGACCTCCCATATTACCATTCTCTATTGTCGCTGCATATAA
It contains:
- the inka1b gene encoding PAK4-inhibitor inka2 isoform X1, with the protein product MLCLGDSTDCLRDQMQYMMRSLQDLKQISRPRPLSEPCPQSFAVTWRCKQRAQQERLTRLRVSDASEASTYDSACCLASPLEEEEEQHERLKQGSPSSEKSLDFDSGYSEASWQDEGVVLRRTRNVRVSSSACLRTNRGPSGRIRPKSTSDACLERWTSFEAGDPEDWTTSLLSRSRNRQPLVLGDNSFADLIKNWMDLPESPEPAELKPSAGRRLAKDILVNMRRRLAGMSKSVEVRPRPVVSTRVSRAAEAPKRMSCPVGLQALKPFFHQSHTGLHQLDTDFYQFTALMKTGSRQPIICNDIIGYI
- the inka1b gene encoding PAK4-inhibitor inka2 isoform X2, with the translated sequence MQYMMRSLQDLKQISRPRPLSEPCPQSFAVTWRCKQRAQQERLTRLRVSDASEASTYDSACCLASPLEEEEEQHERLKQGSPSSEKSLDFDSGYSEASWQDEGVVLRRTRNVRVSSSACLRTNRGPSGRIRPKSTSDACLERWTSFEAGDPEDWTTSLLSRSRNRQPLVLGDNSFADLIKNWMDLPESPEPAELKPSAGRRLAKDILVNMRRRLAGMSKSVEVRPRPVVSTRVSRAAEAPKRMSCPVGLQALKPFFHQSHTGLHQLDTDFYQFTALMKTGSRQPIICNDIIGYI